The Plasmodium brasilianum strain Bolivian I chromosome 11, whole genome shotgun sequence nucleotide sequence TtcgcatatatattataataaacaaacaTTCCAATgcttgaatatatatatatatatatattttttttctttttgcgTACATAGCCACACTTGCGAAAAGCAGCTGGAATTGTATGGAAGGATCCATCACTAGATGATTGGCCAGAAAATGATTTTCGAATTTTTTGCGGAAATTTAGGAAATGAAGTTACGACTGATATTTTGGCTAATGCTTTTAGGaaatataaatcatttaaTATGGCAAAAgttagtaaaataaaatttcgaaaaagataaataaacatatacatttaagtTAATCCTTGCTAACTTTCTGCATTAATCCGtaaacaattaaatatataagtgtacatgtatatttacagGTGCCTGTGCATATTAAGCTTATCATTATTGTGCACATACTTCTTAATTTATGTAGGTAATAAGggagaaaagaaataataaaacaaaaggcTACGGTTTTGTATCCTTATCAGACCCCCAAGACATGTTAGatgcattaaaaaatatgaataataaatttattggTAATAGACCAATAACAGTTAAAAGAAGTAAATGGAAAGACAGAGAAGTGGActcaaagaaaaataaggacttcgataattttataaaagattCTTATCTTCCAACCAAAAAATTTAggaaattcaaaaaatttgtgAAATCCGATAAAAAAGGTtagaattaatttaaaattatgtgcGCTCAAGCTTTTTTGAAGTATTGTACATATTTCTTATCCATATTACAAacgttttatatttatgcatatgaaTGTTACGTGCAAGTAGATAGTTTTACGTATGAAAAAGCAAACATACGCATGTACATGtctatatatgtgtgtatattttcGTGCACCTTTTTACAGAAGTTCAGGATAAGTTAATAtctaaaaattcaaataattaaCGAAGCAGGATTtactataatttaaatttgttaatatgAAGATGTAGCCCTTAACAGGTAAATAGatatttctttattcataaaaactAAGAATAggttaaaaagaaaagtgcCCTTTTTTCTacccatttttttaattttgtgcttcattaaatttatttatattggcatttttgttttattccaattgttttttcttttccataaaattatgttttacgTTTTAcgttttacattttacattttatgttatatttttcattcattATGCTTTATACTTTATTCCTTATTCTTTATACTtgatttcatatattttttttttttgtgtgtgtgtgtatgcttttattttaattttaattagcTTTAACCATTTGTTgtcaattttaatttaatatataccaTATTTACGGTTAGGAAAGAAAAgtgtatttaaataattttttttttttataaaaatgttaagttaaatagtttttttattattattaatattttcaagtAATACAACGAATTGTGTGTAAGTCAATAGGTGTATCAAAAaggtatataatacatacaaatatttgaGTCTCTTGTctcatatttcttttttttttgtatgtttaAATTGTGTGTCAACGATATGGTTACAGTAATTATTGTTAGTATAtctttgaattttttttttttttttttttttttccaaattaaACATATGAACAGGTTTTATTGTTCTTTTCACTTGGCTAATAATAACATAGAAAAagtgaaagaaaaaaataaacaccAAGTTATAAATGTTCTACTGTCATCTCctcatattatatatcataattataaaaaaatagttatgTAGACTGCACCATGGACTTATGTTATATTACGCACACATGTATTCtttttcaattaattttttactacctttttattaaaagttGATATAGGCGTTGCCTTAAGCTACATTCCTTCCCTcagtacctttttttttttttttttcccttttgtTAAATCATATTATATCTTATGTACGtagattttcttaaaattttctgaaaggatatgaatatttataacaaaatgactagtaaaaaaaaaaaaaaaaaattttaagtaaatGGTGCGGAATATAATCGAAATTAAATTACaaagcatatataaaatatttaaaaaaattgaattaacaaaaaaaaaaagaatgtacACTTATGCATATTGCAGAGTAACATATTCATGAATAATcgaaacaaaaacaaaaaataattttaatatgtgGGATTACACTTCAAAAGGTTGAAGGGAAAAACTGTGTAAAATGTACAAATGAATTAAcgtgtttatataaattatatatatatatatgtacacttaATTGTGTATGCATTTTAATATACCCATTCTACGTATACTATTTGAGCATTTACATTAATGAATATCTTGAGCAATAAGAATGAATGTTTCAAAATGTTTGTTAAGCAGTTCGAAAATACTGAAGAGAAATGTAGAGTTTAAGGAAATATTTACTCCAAGATGGTTTCTAGATGCCCCGAATTACAGTCGTATGCCTTTATGGAGAAGATTTTTTGAAGGTCAGTACACAAATGGGTCCTTCTTATTTTTTGGAAACGCATGGACATCAATGTTTGCTTTTGCATTTGTTTTGTGGTTTTCAAGAATTTTCGATCCACCCCCATTAGAGAGAGTTGACAAGTATTGGTTAAATTCCCCAAAATTTCGTATCTTATCAGCATTTTATAATGAGGGTAAAAGACCAGGTGtgaaaatttcttttatgaCATATGAAGCtagatatttttatagaGGTATTGATCATCCTTTTACcattaatgaaattaaagaTTTGTGGTTTAAATTaagagaaaattatttaatcgAGAGTATACCAGCTATTCAATATCCTTATGTTTTTAGGCAGTACAATAATGTTTCCACCCCTGTGGATTTGCATGTGCATCTTcattaatattcattttgcttttttctttctatttcttttctgCATAGTGCTCTTTGCATTCTCATTAGACGTTCTTATTTACAGTTTCGTTCATAGTCTCATTTTTATTCACAtccttattttgttttaacttctccttttgcatttttttttttttttttttttttttaaattaataataaattattcgaTAAAAGCGAAACCAAGTGCCTTTTCATGAATAAGCTTCCTTTATTTCAATGGCACATATATTTGTCgccatatttatataaacatttttaataattaaaacattcaAAACATTAAAGGTATTCCCAGTAATTGAGCGTACTATGGTACAGTTTTCAcagtaataaatatttaaaatgtgaaACATTTAAACATTTTGATTTATACCTTAACTCAAGATATGCACTAATTTCATAAGTTACAAAGGAGTCCTTACCATGTCTATTTTAACATCAGCGCAGACATAAcatgtattaatattttaaatcttccttttatttaatttaacaattttaataaaagtatGATTTTCTTCATTCGCTTCACCAAAAAGGAAGAGCACATCGATAATTGTAACTGTTTTTGTAGCATGCATTTCCTAATCCCACaacccaaaaaaaaaaaaaaaaaatatacacatatatatatatatatatatatatatatatatatatatatatatatatatatgcatatgccCATTTACCGAGAATGAGAAACGTAGGGATATACAGTTTACCGCACACACAATGACGTGGAAATATGATGAACATGATGATGAATACCttgaaaatatgaataatattaatatttatttatatacaaatcCTCAACTTTACAGtcttctaatattttttggaaGGGTTCagaaatataacatatgaatagaat carries:
- a CDS encoding ATP synthase-associated protein — encoded protein: MNVSKCLLSSSKILKRNVEFKEIFTPRWFLDAPNYSRMPLWRRFFEGQYTNGSFLFFGNAWTSMFAFAFVLWFSRIFDPPPLERVDKYWLNSPKFRILSAFYNEGKRPGVKISFMTYEARYFYRGIDHPFTINEIKDLWFKLRENYLIESIPAIQYPYVFRQYNNVSTPVDLHVHLH
- a CDS encoding RNA-binding protein, producing MNSNEKVETQKDNTSPSKDDKDNKKKPHLRKAAGIVWKDPSLDDWPENDFRIFCGNLGNEVTTDILANAFRKYKSFNMAKVIREKRNNKTKGYGFVSLSDPQDMLDALKNMNNKFIGNRPITVKRSKWKDREVDSKKNKDFDNFIKDSYLPTKKFRKFKKFVKSDKKEVQDKLISKNSNN